One Alicyclobacillus acidoterrestris DNA window includes the following coding sequences:
- a CDS encoding transglutaminase domain-containing protein, whose amino-acid sequence MKKILAMLAGAGIVGTILGLAAPAVTTFAQTSATDRSANVSATLKRHLENQDTTFTVPYGLSQTEGAVQRTLAELPYIHELVSSVAYSSGGSATKVTVTWLQTKQQSAAVDAQIKHVLGQIVKPGMSDYDKEFVIHNWIVNHVSYDTSEQKYTPYDALRGSAVCQGIATLTYRMLTKAGISAHLVEGTAGGADHLWNEVRVGGHWYQLDVTWDDPVNKQPGTISYAYYNVTSAQLAKDHTWNHAGLPVANTSFETTVSALLKTLKDPYLSTIASATGISADLHSISATAETLRTVMQAQLNAHKAQFTIQFKGSTASATAALNQVSSAGLSGFTALRYTLSPSLTAGHTLIAVTVTYAS is encoded by the coding sequence TTGAAGAAAATTCTTGCGATGCTTGCTGGAGCTGGCATTGTGGGCACAATCCTCGGCTTGGCGGCACCGGCCGTCACGACATTTGCGCAGACGTCTGCAACGGATCGTTCGGCGAATGTGTCTGCCACACTCAAGCGTCATTTAGAGAATCAGGATACCACGTTTACCGTGCCATATGGGCTGTCGCAGACAGAAGGTGCAGTCCAGCGCACGCTTGCTGAACTGCCATACATTCACGAACTCGTGTCGAGTGTGGCGTATTCCTCGGGCGGATCGGCGACGAAAGTCACGGTCACCTGGTTGCAAACCAAGCAACAGAGCGCTGCGGTCGATGCACAGATAAAGCACGTGCTCGGGCAAATCGTGAAACCAGGAATGAGCGATTACGACAAGGAGTTTGTGATTCACAACTGGATTGTCAACCATGTCTCGTACGATACGTCGGAGCAAAAATATACGCCGTATGATGCGCTTCGTGGATCAGCCGTCTGCCAAGGCATCGCCACGCTCACCTACCGGATGCTGACGAAGGCTGGGATTTCCGCACACCTAGTCGAGGGGACGGCTGGGGGAGCAGATCACTTGTGGAACGAAGTGCGCGTTGGCGGCCATTGGTATCAACTCGATGTCACCTGGGACGATCCGGTCAACAAACAACCAGGCACCATCAGCTACGCGTATTACAATGTGACAAGCGCACAACTGGCGAAAGACCACACCTGGAATCATGCGGGTTTACCCGTTGCGAACACGAGCTTTGAGACGACGGTGAGTGCGCTGTTGAAGACGTTAAAAGACCCATATCTCTCCACCATCGCGTCAGCTACGGGTATTTCAGCAGATCTTCACAGTATTTCCGCCACCGCCGAGACGCTGCGCACGGTCATGCAGGCCCAGCTGAACGCGCACAAAGCACAGTTTACTATCCAGTTTAAAGGTAGCACGGCTTCGGCTACTGCTGCGCTCAACCAAGTGTCGTCAGCCGGGTTGTCGGGGTTCACCGCGCTTCGTTACACGTTGTCGCCGAGCCTGACGGCTGGACACACGTTGATTGCCGTGACGGTGACGTACGCCTCTTAG
- a CDS encoding PDDEXK family nuclease has protein sequence MNFQQEYEAFLHYHRARRAGERLRRLQDGLGHAEQAFVESVWWPMFNHFQHLHPEYEIQDYNDGYRYLDFAYVLPHFRVAVEIDGIGPHWRNITQWKFSEHCQRQNHLVIDGWHVLRFTYEDVKERPRLCQRTIQQLLGNVNPAADSPIATASSVERDIIRIATRSAHPITPQLIAQLLDLHVRRAQSLLRSLAVKEWLTPASGTKRIRSYRLHPSRRNVRLW, from the coding sequence GTGAATTTTCAGCAGGAGTATGAGGCGTTCTTACACTACCACCGCGCCCGCCGGGCGGGAGAGCGCCTGCGGCGGTTGCAGGACGGTCTTGGCCATGCCGAACAGGCTTTTGTCGAGAGCGTTTGGTGGCCGATGTTCAACCACTTTCAGCATCTCCACCCGGAATACGAAATTCAGGATTACAATGACGGCTACCGCTATCTTGATTTCGCCTACGTGTTGCCCCATTTTCGAGTTGCCGTCGAGATCGATGGAATTGGCCCGCACTGGCGCAATATTACACAGTGGAAGTTTTCCGAGCACTGTCAGCGCCAGAATCACCTAGTGATTGACGGCTGGCATGTTCTGCGGTTTACCTATGAGGACGTCAAGGAGCGGCCGCGCCTTTGCCAACGGACCATCCAGCAGTTGCTAGGCAACGTCAATCCCGCCGCTGACTCGCCGATTGCCACCGCCAGTTCTGTGGAGCGCGATATCATTCGTATCGCCACGCGATCCGCCCATCCCATCACCCCACAACTCATCGCCCAATTACTTGACCTGCATGTGCGGCGTGCGCAATCCCTATTGCGATCCCTCGCGGTCAAAGAGTGGCTCACTCCGGCGAGCGGCACGAAGCGCATACGTTCCTACCGCCTTCACCCCTCGCGTCGCAATGTGCGGTTGTGGTGA
- a CDS encoding aldo/keto reductase family protein, with the protein MKYRNLGVSGVKVSEVSLGSWLTYGTATERETAMACIDKAYELGINFFDTANAYNQGEAEKVVGEALRKYPRHSYVLATKVYFPMGEGPNDRGLSRKHIIEQCEASLKRLGLDYIDLYQCHRYDESTPLEETLWALDDLITQGKVLYAGVSEWSAAQITNAKAIEAKRNLRPLVSNQPIYNMLVRYIEKEVLPTCESFGIGQIVFSPIAQGILTGKYKPGQGVPEGTRAANRETNHWITSYLRDDVLTSVQKLENIAESIGTSLSQLAIAWTLRQPGVSSAIIGASRVSQVEENVKAVDVVLSDDVLAEIETILQEIDGFVPIW; encoded by the coding sequence GTGAAATATCGGAATCTGGGCGTAAGCGGTGTCAAAGTGAGCGAGGTTTCGCTCGGGAGTTGGTTGACGTATGGGACGGCGACGGAGCGGGAGACCGCAATGGCTTGCATTGATAAGGCGTATGAACTGGGCATCAACTTTTTTGATACGGCCAACGCCTACAATCAGGGCGAGGCCGAGAAAGTCGTCGGTGAGGCGCTGCGCAAGTACCCAAGGCACAGTTATGTGCTGGCGACCAAGGTTTACTTTCCGATGGGGGAGGGGCCGAATGATCGTGGGTTGTCTCGCAAGCATATCATTGAGCAGTGTGAGGCGAGTTTGAAACGTCTGGGGCTTGATTATATCGATCTCTACCAATGCCACCGCTACGACGAATCCACGCCGCTCGAAGAGACGCTGTGGGCGCTGGATGATCTCATCACTCAGGGCAAGGTCCTGTACGCGGGTGTCAGCGAATGGAGTGCTGCGCAAATCACGAATGCGAAAGCCATCGAAGCGAAGCGCAACCTGCGGCCTCTCGTGTCGAACCAGCCGATTTATAACATGCTTGTTCGCTACATAGAAAAAGAAGTTCTGCCGACGTGTGAGTCGTTTGGCATTGGCCAAATTGTGTTCTCACCGATCGCGCAGGGCATTTTGACGGGGAAATATAAGCCTGGGCAGGGTGTTCCTGAGGGAACGCGCGCGGCAAATCGCGAGACCAACCATTGGATTACCAGCTACCTGCGCGATGACGTCCTTACGTCCGTGCAGAAACTGGAGAACATCGCTGAATCGATTGGTACTTCGCTCTCGCAGTTGGCCATCGCCTGGACACTTCGCCAGCCGGGCGTCAGTTCTGCGATTATTGGCGCCAGCCGCGTCTCGCAAGTAGAGGAAAACGTCAAAGCGGTCGACGTCGTGCTCAGTGACGACGTGTTGGCTGAAATCGAGACGATTCTCCAAGAAATCGACGGGTTTGTTCCGATTTGGTAA
- a CDS encoding DUF309 domain-containing protein, producing MDYRLLSYLYYFNVAKDYFECHEYGEHLWLERGRPVVLKGLIQAAVTLYHLQRGNVRGGYAMWQRARGYLAEGRPVYEGIDVESLIADIDSVYAAVPRQWYGQRVSPDAVAELHLPTVYVRIVDESVRSRLPTYTPPALP from the coding sequence ATGGACTATCGCCTGCTTTCGTACTTGTACTATTTCAACGTTGCCAAAGATTACTTCGAGTGCCATGAATATGGAGAACATCTGTGGTTGGAGCGGGGGCGCCCGGTGGTCCTGAAGGGGCTGATTCAGGCGGCGGTGACGCTGTATCATCTGCAACGTGGGAATGTCCGCGGAGGATATGCGATGTGGCAGCGCGCAAGGGGATACCTAGCCGAGGGGCGCCCAGTGTACGAGGGCATTGACGTCGAGTCTCTGATAGCCGATATCGACTCTGTATATGCAGCTGTGCCGCGCCAATGGTACGGGCAACGGGTCAGTCCGGACGCTGTTGCCGAGCTTCATCTCCCGACCGTGTACGTGCGAATTGTAGATGAATCCGTTCGATCCCGGCTGCCCACTTATACCCCACCAGCCTTACCTTAG
- a CDS encoding CBO0543 family protein, producing the protein MSNPTTDYTNIYEATKRLQDLRFQHWIQHDIFTWFWWLLLALVIVPWMIWWKLVDKTRLLELMLFGAFAAVISVTLDTIGTLNLWWMYKTEFIVQFPGLLTVDITDIPVVFMLAHQYCATWKSFTITVFLISGLAAFVIEPLCKWLDVYTLLSWRHVYSFAIYFIMAMSLRLTVIKLQETELRSAQK; encoded by the coding sequence GTGTCAAATCCAACAACGGACTACACCAATATTTACGAAGCCACAAAAAGGCTCCAGGACCTCAGATTTCAACACTGGATTCAGCACGACATATTTACATGGTTCTGGTGGTTGCTATTGGCGCTCGTAATTGTCCCCTGGATGATCTGGTGGAAACTCGTCGATAAGACGAGGTTGCTTGAACTGATGCTTTTTGGCGCATTCGCCGCCGTCATTTCTGTCACACTCGATACAATCGGAACACTAAACCTCTGGTGGATGTATAAAACGGAGTTCATCGTTCAATTTCCTGGCTTACTCACGGTTGACATCACCGATATCCCGGTGGTCTTCATGCTAGCCCATCAATATTGCGCGACGTGGAAGTCATTCACCATTACCGTATTTCTGATTTCCGGATTGGCCGCATTCGTGATTGAGCCGCTATGTAAGTGGCTAGATGTTTATACCCTGCTCTCATGGCGGCACGTCTACTCATTCGCAATCTACTTCATCATGGCCATGTCACTTCGACTGACCGTCATCAAACTACAGGAAACAGAATTACGATCCGCACAAAAATAG
- a CDS encoding aldo/keto reductase has translation MKYRELGSIGLKVSEVSFGTWAIGGAWGNVDEKEALDGLARAIDRGVNFFDTADVYGDGRSEHLLSIATKGREDEIHIATKFCRAGDIHDPNTYSEASVRAYCEASLKRLNRETIDLYQIHCPPHEILKQGAVFEVLDKLKREGKVRHYGVSVETVAEGLTAIQYPGVEALQVIFNIFRQKPIHELFPETAKRNVGILVRLPLASGLLTGKFRKTDVFPEDDHRQFNRNGDAFNVGETFAGLPFETGVDLAQDLTWIANGRGTMARAALKWCLAFDEVSCVIPGFKSVAQVDDNLAALDVPPFSAEELARLSEFYNERVKAHIRGAY, from the coding sequence GTGAAATATCGCGAACTAGGCAGTATTGGACTGAAAGTCAGTGAAGTGAGCTTCGGCACGTGGGCCATCGGCGGCGCTTGGGGCAATGTCGATGAAAAAGAGGCGCTCGACGGACTTGCGCGCGCTATCGACCGCGGAGTCAACTTTTTTGACACCGCCGACGTCTATGGCGACGGCCGCTCCGAACATCTGCTCTCCATCGCGACCAAGGGGCGCGAGGACGAGATTCACATCGCGACGAAATTCTGTCGGGCGGGCGATATTCACGACCCGAACACATACTCTGAAGCGTCGGTTCGTGCGTACTGTGAAGCAAGTCTGAAACGCCTCAACCGCGAGACGATTGACCTCTACCAAATCCACTGCCCGCCGCACGAAATTCTGAAGCAAGGGGCCGTCTTCGAGGTGCTGGACAAGCTCAAGCGCGAAGGCAAAGTGCGGCACTACGGCGTGAGCGTCGAAACGGTTGCGGAGGGATTGACCGCCATTCAGTACCCGGGCGTCGAGGCCCTGCAGGTCATCTTCAATATCTTCCGGCAAAAGCCCATTCACGAACTGTTCCCGGAAACAGCCAAGCGCAATGTCGGTATTCTGGTACGGCTCCCGCTCGCCAGTGGCCTACTGACCGGAAAATTCCGCAAGACCGACGTCTTTCCAGAGGATGACCACCGCCAGTTCAACCGCAATGGCGACGCCTTCAACGTCGGCGAGACATTTGCAGGCCTGCCATTTGAGACCGGGGTCGATCTCGCCCAAGACCTCACCTGGATTGCAAACGGTCGCGGCACAATGGCTCGCGCCGCACTCAAATGGTGCTTGGCATTCGACGAAGTCTCCTGTGTCATCCCTGGTTTCAAATCCGTGGCGCAAGTCGACGACAACCTCGCTGCACTCGACGTGCCACCGTTCTCGGCGGAAGAACTCGCACGGCTATCCGAGTTCTACAATGAGCGCGTAAAAGCGCACATCCGCGGCGCGTACTAA
- a CDS encoding retroviral-like aspartic protease family protein, which yields MKPIKKLSILLSSSAVALLIPSVAATAYAATTKAAPGQVRAEVNGKSIPAIAVGNETYLEWQALKSFQTPYEYLGDGKFAITGGTVQGVVYQGNTYLPWAKVGAKIKATKLKGGGFNFTSVPVPHDYEIYMDKQSAPVGSPAPINVLVGDNDESVPHQLITLSVTGNAYFSSDQDKNTLSDYTDEDGSYIAAVDDSHAETVKVTASWKDPSGHVQSTTTSVTFSPASTTTPATPPAGDTVVASVPITTYQNAVLFNAQAGGSDVLLQLDTGAFEPLITKSLADALNLPNLGDIQVEGVGGEDDAYVSKITLSIGGTEFPDIPCIVDPSYSGVPLFGYGFFQDNGYDLLVSQKDSTLTILK from the coding sequence GTGAAGCCCATCAAAAAATTGAGCATTCTGCTATCGTCGTCCGCCGTTGCACTCTTGATCCCCAGTGTTGCCGCTACGGCTTATGCGGCTACGACGAAGGCGGCCCCCGGTCAAGTTCGGGCGGAAGTCAATGGGAAGTCCATCCCAGCGATTGCGGTGGGCAATGAGACGTATCTCGAGTGGCAAGCGCTCAAGTCGTTTCAAACCCCGTATGAGTATTTAGGCGATGGTAAATTTGCGATTACCGGCGGTACCGTTCAGGGCGTGGTGTATCAAGGAAACACATACCTGCCATGGGCGAAGGTTGGAGCGAAAATCAAGGCCACCAAGCTGAAGGGGGGCGGCTTTAATTTTACGTCTGTCCCTGTTCCGCACGATTACGAAATCTACATGGACAAGCAGTCCGCGCCCGTTGGCAGCCCGGCGCCAATTAACGTGCTGGTTGGCGACAATGACGAATCCGTTCCGCATCAGCTCATCACTTTGTCGGTGACGGGAAACGCTTATTTTTCGTCCGATCAGGACAAAAACACCCTCAGTGATTACACGGATGAGGATGGGAGCTATATTGCAGCCGTTGATGACAGTCACGCGGAGACGGTGAAGGTCACTGCTTCGTGGAAAGATCCGAGCGGGCATGTGCAATCGACCACTACGTCTGTGACGTTCTCGCCTGCGAGCACCACGACGCCAGCAACGCCTCCAGCCGGAGACACCGTGGTCGCCTCTGTCCCCATTACAACGTATCAAAATGCTGTCCTCTTCAATGCGCAGGCGGGGGGAAGTGACGTCTTGCTGCAGTTGGACACGGGGGCATTTGAGCCGCTGATTACGAAGAGCTTGGCGGACGCGCTCAACCTGCCGAATCTGGGGGATATTCAGGTCGAGGGCGTTGGCGGTGAAGACGATGCGTACGTCAGCAAAATTACGTTGAGTATCGGGGGGACTGAATTCCCGGATATTCCATGCATTGTCGATCCCAGCTATTCCGGCGTCCCTCTCTTTGGCTACGGATTTTTCCAGGACAATGGCTATGACTTACTCGTTTCGCAAAAGGATAGCACCTTGACGATTCTGAAGTAA
- a CDS encoding MgtC/SapB family protein — translation MHMQLELVLRLIISGILGAFIGWERKSREKEAGLRTHFVVCVGSALIMIVSKYGFQDLVGSNSIVLDPSRIAAQVVSGIGFLGAGTIIVQRQSVRGLTTAAGLWATSGIGLAIGAGMYVVGTVTTLLVLIALEVLNRSRRLSLPSQCRLIVETGDLHAVLHTLETGCPEVRKANIRSVTAAADTPTLTVTIQLRTRRGADANDVISKLQSLPDVFSVRLD, via the coding sequence ATGCACATGCAATTGGAGTTGGTATTACGGCTGATTATCTCAGGCATTCTTGGTGCGTTCATTGGCTGGGAACGAAAAAGTCGCGAAAAGGAAGCTGGCTTGCGTACCCACTTCGTGGTGTGTGTAGGCAGCGCGCTGATCATGATTGTGTCGAAGTACGGGTTTCAGGATTTGGTGGGATCGAATTCAATCGTTTTGGACCCAAGCCGAATTGCGGCGCAGGTAGTCAGTGGAATTGGTTTTCTCGGTGCGGGGACAATTATTGTCCAGCGCCAATCCGTGCGCGGCTTGACGACAGCCGCAGGTTTGTGGGCGACGTCTGGAATTGGGCTGGCGATTGGTGCAGGGATGTACGTCGTTGGCACAGTGACGACACTGTTAGTGTTGATTGCTTTAGAGGTCCTGAATCGATCCCGCCGCCTCTCCCTCCCCTCCCAATGCCGCCTAATTGTCGAGACAGGCGACTTGCACGCGGTGCTGCATACGCTTGAGACTGGATGTCCCGAGGTGCGCAAGGCAAACATCCGCAGCGTGACTGCGGCAGCAGACACGCCGACACTGACGGTGACGATCCAGTTGCGAACGCGCCGCGGCGCCGATGCCAATGACGTCATTTCGAAATTGCAATCCCTGCCTGACGTATTTTCTGTCCGCCTGGATTAA
- a CDS encoding CHY zinc finger protein, with product MRPGRKCEIEMEDRHETLVHGVVVRGVGVQPDTKCAHYASEKDIIAIKFPCCNTYYPCHACHDAVANHKATVWPNAQFREKAVLCGHCGHELSIQDYLEANNTCPSCFASFNPGCSRHYHLYFSMA from the coding sequence ATGCGCCCAGGCAGAAAGTGTGAGATTGAGATGGAAGACCGACATGAAACCCTCGTCCACGGCGTCGTTGTGCGCGGTGTTGGCGTCCAACCGGACACCAAGTGTGCGCACTATGCGTCGGAAAAAGACATTATTGCCATCAAGTTCCCGTGTTGCAATACCTACTATCCTTGCCACGCGTGTCACGATGCCGTGGCCAATCACAAAGCGACCGTTTGGCCCAACGCCCAGTTTCGTGAAAAGGCGGTTCTCTGCGGGCATTGTGGACACGAACTCTCGATACAAGATTATCTCGAGGCAAACAACACCTGTCCATCCTGTTTCGCATCATTCAACCCAGGTTGCAGCCGACACTATCATCTATATTTCTCCATGGCGTAA
- a CDS encoding ZIP family metal transporter, with amino-acid sequence MWFALILCTIAAFADVIGGAVTVVKRLNPQQTMIVTGLGAGFLLGATVLDRLPDSLSELPGTSPLYIVIGYLILLILERYSANAHHRESAAPEMGHHPGAVLSSRAAFVSFVGLLLHTFMDGVIIAGAFSISRATGLLIFVAITMHKIPEGFSMATITLASGTSRVRALLTSVGLAVSTLIGAVLTLEVGAIDQHVVKILMALATGTFLYVSMTDLMPVVRGQNRGSVIAAVIGVGIFYISLLLIKHVGLS; translated from the coding sequence ATGTGGTTTGCACTGATCTTGTGCACCATTGCAGCATTTGCTGATGTGATTGGCGGTGCTGTCACTGTGGTTAAGCGACTTAACCCACAACAGACGATGATTGTCACGGGGCTCGGCGCGGGGTTCCTACTAGGCGCCACCGTACTAGACCGATTGCCTGACTCCCTGAGCGAACTGCCGGGAACATCGCCATTATACATTGTCATTGGTTATCTCATTTTGTTGATTTTAGAACGATACAGCGCGAATGCACACCACCGCGAGTCGGCTGCCCCCGAGATGGGACATCACCCTGGCGCGGTACTTAGTTCTCGGGCTGCCTTCGTTTCTTTCGTCGGTTTGCTGTTACATACCTTTATGGATGGCGTCATTATCGCAGGCGCATTTAGTATCAGCCGCGCCACAGGATTGCTCATTTTTGTCGCCATTACCATGCACAAAATTCCCGAGGGGTTCAGTATGGCCACCATCACGCTCGCTTCGGGCACATCGCGGGTGCGCGCGCTGTTGACGTCCGTGGGCCTCGCGGTCTCGACGCTCATTGGCGCCGTTCTGACCCTGGAAGTTGGGGCGATTGACCAACATGTCGTCAAAATATTAATGGCGCTGGCTACGGGCACGTTCCTCTATGTGTCAATGACCGATCTCATGCCGGTTGTCCGAGGCCAGAATCGCGGCAGTGTGATTGCCGCTGTGATAGGCGTTGGCATCTTCTATATCTCGTTGCTGCTGATTAAGCACGTGGGCCTGAGCTGA
- a CDS encoding iron-sulfur cluster assembly accessory protein — MTVTDAAKMELLRFSREELADGEFIRVARAYQCGGPRFQLIVDDTESKLDERIVIDEVTLFVDSACHRLLKDVTIDFTDAGFSFHDADNLRC; from the coding sequence GTGACGGTGACAGATGCTGCAAAAATGGAACTGCTTCGATTCAGCCGAGAAGAACTCGCCGACGGCGAATTCATTCGAGTAGCCCGGGCCTATCAGTGTGGTGGTCCAAGATTCCAACTCATCGTGGATGACACAGAGAGCAAGTTGGATGAACGAATTGTGATAGATGAGGTCACCCTCTTCGTCGACAGCGCGTGCCACCGACTGCTTAAGGACGTCACGATCGATTTTACGGACGCCGGTTTCTCATTCCATGACGCTGACAATCTGCGCTGTTAG
- a CDS encoding glycosyltransferase family 39 protein encodes MNRQRILHHALWIVPIALAMVIRLCVIFHYGPYVTLHSDDAGYLRSAEWLLQSGTYSYYTPDAPTVHMLPGMTLILAAVLGVFGQGAVGLYVGKIVFTLIGAVGILGAYQSVAYVWNRYAAFVVALFLALYVPGIETDTLFLTETPFMAAFAWTVFYLFKAADSHRLRHVVIATVLFMVSVYFRPNVLLWAVIVLFYLIIKRYPWRKLIGHGVIAACIVVVCMLPWWIRNLLVFHQFIALTDDAANPLLLGTFQGVNFPNPSNPTVVEHHILDVHPDLRPQAMHEIAWFKAQQHAAMYRIREWHHAHPQDFWRSYLWIKPGILWNRAYYPIRILGVLPDTLKAIQPVLLWISLIGHGLALLFAHGKRREVLTVLLTLLYFTVLFSVFFAYQRYNEPLMWLMFSGVPSGIYGLVQAGKWLFAGWRRAPVQS; translated from the coding sequence ATGAACCGACAACGAATCTTACATCACGCACTATGGATAGTCCCCATCGCCCTGGCGATGGTCATTCGTCTATGTGTCATTTTCCATTACGGACCGTATGTGACCCTCCACAGCGATGATGCAGGGTATTTGCGCAGTGCAGAGTGGCTCTTGCAATCGGGTACATATTCATACTACACCCCGGATGCGCCGACGGTTCACATGTTACCCGGCATGACGCTGATTTTGGCTGCCGTGCTCGGCGTGTTTGGACAAGGTGCCGTTGGGCTGTATGTCGGGAAAATCGTGTTTACGCTGATTGGCGCTGTCGGTATCCTCGGGGCGTACCAGAGTGTAGCCTACGTTTGGAACCGGTATGCTGCGTTTGTCGTGGCTTTGTTTCTTGCGCTGTACGTGCCAGGGATAGAAACGGATACGTTGTTCCTGACGGAGACGCCGTTTATGGCCGCTTTCGCGTGGACCGTGTTCTACCTGTTCAAGGCCGCCGACTCACACAGGTTGCGCCACGTCGTCATTGCCACCGTGTTGTTCATGGTGTCCGTGTATTTCCGGCCAAATGTGCTACTTTGGGCCGTCATTGTACTATTCTATTTGATTATCAAGCGTTACCCGTGGCGCAAGCTTATTGGACATGGGGTCATTGCGGCGTGCATTGTGGTTGTTTGCATGTTGCCTTGGTGGATTCGCAACTTGCTGGTCTTTCATCAGTTTATTGCGCTGACGGACGATGCGGCCAACCCGCTGTTGCTCGGCACGTTCCAAGGCGTGAATTTCCCGAATCCGAGCAATCCGACCGTCGTCGAGCATCACATCCTGGATGTACACCCTGACTTGCGGCCGCAAGCCATGCACGAAATTGCGTGGTTTAAAGCTCAGCAGCACGCGGCGATGTATCGCATTCGCGAGTGGCATCACGCGCATCCGCAGGATTTTTGGCGAAGCTATCTGTGGATTAAGCCGGGGATTCTTTGGAACCGGGCGTATTATCCCATTCGCATCCTCGGTGTATTGCCGGACACGCTCAAGGCGATTCAGCCTGTCCTACTTTGGATCTCGCTGATCGGCCACGGCCTCGCGCTGTTATTTGCACACGGCAAACGCCGCGAGGTTCTCACGGTCCTGTTGACGCTCTTGTACTTTACGGTCTTGTTCAGCGTGTTCTTCGCGTATCAACGGTACAATGAACCGCTGATGTGGCTGATGTTCTCCGGCGTTCCGTCGGGTATCTACGGGCTCGTCCAGGCGGGAAAGTGGCTATTCGCCGGGTGGCGTCGGGCGCCCGTCCAATCCTGA